Proteins co-encoded in one Methanobrevibacter gottschalkii DSM 11977 genomic window:
- the cyaB gene encoding class IV adenylate cyclase codes for MIEVEVKAKITSFSEMEKKLENIGATKSKKEFQEDIYFNSPIVNFAESDEALRIRTTKENDNVDIFITYKGPKIDKKSKTRKEIEMKIEDAEKCSDIFEAIGFRKVRTVRKNRQYYTYENFEISLDDIEGLDPYMEIEIGLKDGEDYSKAQKSIFDLFEKLNITEGFDRTSYLELLENLNITN; via the coding sequence ATGATAGAAGTTGAAGTGAAAGCTAAAATCACAAGCTTTAGTGAAATGGAAAAAAAATTAGAGAATATTGGGGCAACAAAAAGCAAAAAAGAGTTTCAAGAAGACATATACTTCAATAGCCCTATTGTAAACTTTGCTGAGAGTGATGAAGCATTAAGAATTAGAACAACAAAAGAAAATGACAACGTTGATATATTTATAACTTACAAAGGCCCGAAAATTGATAAAAAATCAAAAACCAGAAAAGAAATTGAAATGAAAATAGAAGATGCTGAAAAATGTTCAGACATCTTTGAAGCAATCGGTTTTAGGAAAGTAAGAACTGTCAGAAAAAATAGACAATACTATACTTATGAAAACTTCGAAATATCCCTAGACGATATTGAAGGACTTGACCCTTATATGGAAATAGAAATTGGATTAAAAGATGGAGAAGATTATTCTAAAGCTCAAAAATCTATTTTTGATTTATTTGAAAAATTAAACATAACAGAGGGCTTTGATAGAACTTCCTATTTGGAGCTTTTGGAAAACTTAAATATAACTAATTAA
- a CDS encoding TATA-box-binding protein: MTDVEIKIENIVASASIGKDIVLTEVSQALEGVNFNREQFPGLVFKLKDPKTAALIFSSGKLVCTGAKSIDDSKLAIKKTVDLMRTIDTEIPHEFEIKIQNIVASANLESTLNLEAVALELENTEYEPEQFPGLVYRLSDPKVVLLLFGSGKVVCTGAKTKSDAKLGVERAYDRLSELDLI; the protein is encoded by the coding sequence TTGACCGATGTTGAGATAAAAATTGAAAACATTGTTGCTTCTGCAAGCATTGGTAAAGACATTGTTCTTACTGAAGTGTCCCAAGCTTTAGAAGGGGTTAATTTTAATCGTGAACAGTTTCCAGGATTAGTATTTAAACTTAAAGATCCTAAAACAGCAGCATTAATATTTAGCTCTGGTAAGCTTGTATGTACTGGAGCAAAATCTATAGATGATTCTAAATTAGCAATCAAAAAAACTGTAGATTTAATGAGGACTATTGATACTGAAATTCCTCATGAGTTTGAAATTAAAATTCAGAATATTGTGGCTTCTGCTAACTTGGAATCCACATTAAACTTAGAAGCCGTAGCTTTAGAACTTGAAAATACTGAATATGAACCAGAACAATTCCCTGGTTTAGTATACAGATTATCTGACCCTAAAGTGGTTTTATTATTATTTGGCTCAGGTAAAGTGGTTTGTACTGGAGCTAAAACTAAAAGTGACGCTAAATTAGGTGTCGAAAGAGCTTACGATAGATTAAGTGAGCTAGATTTAATATAA